A window of Campylobacter cuniculorum DSM 23162 = LMG 24588 contains these coding sequences:
- the hemW gene encoding radical SAM family heme chaperone HemW → MHLYIHIPFCESKCHYCSFTSLKKKDYEEAYFKALLEDLKFQFDYFKLSKNSIQTLFIGGGTPSVVEEKFYEKIFNFLAPYLSQNSENTIEANPKSSIDSWLKNMKNFGLNRISFGAQSFHSKKLEFLGRQHTQKELFESVENAKKNGFENINLDLIYDTKFDDKKMLDFELLHLEKIKKNLKHVSAYHLSIEKNTAFANCFHFKKNAPRLMKYFIEQIQILGFKQYEISNFGRICKHNLAYWQGKDYIGCGLSAVGFLKNQRFYTAKNLKTYILNPSLRQIENLNQKELCLERLFLGFRSKVGVHKKILNTIQIQKANELVANKKLELKNNRFYNLNFLISDELALYLAP, encoded by the coding sequence ATGCATTTATATATCCATATTCCTTTTTGTGAAAGCAAATGTCATTATTGCTCTTTTACTTCTTTGAAGAAAAAAGATTATGAAGAGGCTTATTTTAAAGCCTTACTTGAAGATTTAAAATTTCAATTTGATTATTTTAAACTCTCTAAAAATTCCATTCAAACGCTTTTCATAGGAGGAGGAACGCCAAGTGTGGTGGAAGAAAAATTTTATGAAAAAATTTTTAATTTTTTAGCTCCTTATTTGAGTCAAAATTCCGAAAATACCATCGAAGCCAATCCAAAATCAAGCATTGATTCTTGGCTTAAAAATATGAAAAATTTTGGTTTAAATCGCATTTCTTTTGGAGCACAAAGTTTTCATTCTAAAAAACTTGAATTTTTAGGCAGACAACACACTCAAAAAGAGCTGTTTGAAAGTGTGGAAAATGCTAAAAAAAATGGCTTTGAAAATATCAATTTAGATTTAATCTATGATACAAAATTTGATGATAAAAAAATGCTTGATTTTGAACTTTTGCATTTAGAAAAAATCAAAAAAAATTTAAAACATGTGAGTGCTTATCACTTGAGTATAGAAAAAAATACAGCCTTTGCAAATTGTTTTCATTTCAAAAAGAATGCTCCGAGATTGATGAAATATTTTATAGAGCAAATTCAAATTTTAGGATTTAAACAATACGAAATTAGCAATTTTGGACGCATTTGTAAGCACAATTTAGCATATTGGCAAGGCAAGGATTATATAGGTTGTGGGTTAAGTGCGGTGGGATTTTTAAAAAATCAAAGATTTTATACAGCAAAAAATTTAAAGACTTATATCTTAAATCCAAGTTTGAGACAAATAGAAAATTTAAATCAGAAAGAATTATGCTTAGAAAGGCTATTTTTAGGGTTTAGAAGCAAAGTCGGTGTGCATAAAAAAATACTCAATACAATTCAAATTCAAAAAGCAAATGAGCTTGTAGCGAATAAAAAGCTTGAATTAAAAAACAATCGCTTTTACAATCTTAATTTCCTCATCAGCGATGAACTTGCTTTGTATTTAGCTCCCTAA
- the tatB gene encoding Sec-independent protein translocase protein TatB — protein MSMGEILVILVVAILVLGPDKLPDTIVQIAKILKALKRNIDEAKSSIEKEIRINELKSETKKYQDEFSSVNENIRKKLSFEEFDELKKDILDNKKVDLTFGSSSNPHENLEENAQKEMKEEKNLKTEQISNQSEEKQNV, from the coding sequence ATGAGTATGGGTGAAATTTTAGTCATTTTAGTTGTCGCAATTTTAGTTTTAGGACCAGACAAACTCCCTGATACCATCGTGCAAATTGCAAAAATTTTAAAAGCCTTAAAACGCAACATAGACGAAGCAAAATCAAGTATAGAAAAAGAAATTCGTATCAATGAGCTTAAAAGCGAAACTAAAAAATACCAAGATGAATTTTCCTCCGTAAATGAAAATATACGCAAAAAACTTAGTTTTGAGGAATTTGATGAGCTTAAAAAGGATATTTTAGACAATAAAAAAGTCGATTTAACCTTTGGTTCTTCGTCTAATCCCCATGAAAATTTAGAAGAAAATGCACAAAAAGAAATGAAAGAAGAAAAAAATTTAAAAACAGAGCAAATTTCAAATCAAAGTGAGGAAAAACAAAATGTTTGA
- the tatC gene encoding twin-arginine translocase subunit TatC: MFEELKPHLTELRKRLFISVSCIIVMFFVCFTFNSYILNILKSPIEAVLPEVSKQITFVELQEPLFTAMKVSFFTAFLISLPIIFYQFWKFVAPGLYENEKRLVIPFVCFASVMFALGALFCYFVVVPLTFKFLIDFGVQTQDFKPLISIGLYVSFFTKLVVAFGLAFEMPVLTFFFAKLGLIDDDFLKKYFRISVLVIFVFSAMMTPPDMISQFLMAVPLCGLYGLSILIAQKINPSAKNDA; the protein is encoded by the coding sequence ATGTTTGAAGAATTAAAACCTCATTTAACCGAGCTTAGAAAAAGGCTTTTTATCAGTGTTTCTTGCATTATTGTGATGTTTTTTGTATGCTTTACTTTTAATTCTTATATCCTTAATATACTCAAAAGTCCAATAGAAGCCGTTTTGCCAGAAGTTTCAAAACAAATCACCTTCGTAGAATTACAAGAACCTTTATTTACAGCGATGAAAGTTTCATTTTTTACAGCTTTTTTGATTTCTTTGCCTATAATTTTTTATCAATTTTGGAAATTTGTAGCACCCGGACTTTATGAGAATGAAAAAAGACTCGTCATACCCTTTGTTTGCTTTGCAAGTGTAATGTTTGCTTTAGGTGCTTTGTTTTGCTATTTTGTCGTGGTTCCTTTAACTTTTAAATTTCTCATCGATTTTGGAGTGCAAACTCAAGATTTTAAACCACTCATTAGTATAGGGCTTTATGTGAGCTTTTTTACAAAACTCGTAGTCGCTTTTGGACTCGCTTTTGAAATGCCTGTGTTGACCTTTTTCTTTGCAAAATTAGGCTTAATAGATGATGATTTTTTAAAAAAATATTTTAGAATTTCAGTTTTGGTTATTTTTGTTTTTTCAGCAATGATGACTCCGCCGGATATGATTTCTCAATTTTTAATGGCTGTGCCACTTTGCGGACTCTATGGGCTTTCAATTTTAATCGCACAAAAAATCAATCCCTCTGCAAAAAATGATGCATAA
- a CDS encoding SDR family NAD(P)-dependent oxidoreductase — MKECFKDKVVLITGAKQGIGLATAQEFAKVGAKVVLCDIVDMSEEVKELNDKHYQAMQILCDVSDEKQVAKMIAEIISVHKRLDCGFNNAGIQTPQKPMAQITQAEFDKTIAVDLKGVWNCMQYEIEQMLTQGGGCIVNTSSQGGITGFVGQAAYIACKHAVIGLTRTAALDYVAKNIRINAVLPGAILTPMAKDLIKRNPEIEKELLRDIPKGRLGEPKEIADAVMWLCSPYASFVEGAAICVDGGFTAH, encoded by the coding sequence GTGAAAGAATGCTTCAAAGACAAAGTCGTGCTTATCACAGGTGCGAAACAAGGAATCGGCTTAGCCACTGCACAAGAATTTGCAAAAGTTGGTGCGAAAGTCGTTCTTTGTGATATTGTGGATATGAGTGAGGAAGTTAAAGAGCTTAATGACAAGCATTATCAGGCTATGCAAATTCTTTGTGATGTGAGTGATGAAAAGCAGGTGGCAAAGATGATTGCAGAGATTATCTCTGTGCATAAGAGATTGGATTGTGGATTCAATAATGCAGGGATTCAAACACCACAAAAACCGATGGCACAAATCACTCAAGCGGAGTTTGATAAGACTATTGCTGTGGATTTAAAAGGCGTTTGGAATTGTATGCAATATGAGATTGAGCAGATGCTCACACAAGGTGGAGGCTGTATTGTCAATACCTCTTCACAAGGGGGAATCACAGGCTTTGTCGGACAAGCCGCTTATATCGCTTGCAAACACGCAGTGATTGGGCTTACAAGGACTGCCGCACTTGATTATGTAGCAAAAAACATTCGCATTAATGCTGTTTTGCCCGGTGCCATTTTAACGCCTATGGCAAAAGATTTAATCAAAAGAAATCCCGAGATTGAAAAAGAGCTTTTAAGAGATATTCCTAAGGGGAGATTGGGCGAACCAAAGGAGATTGCCGATGCGGTGATGTGGTTATGCTCACCCTATGCGAGCTTTGTTGAGGGGGCGGCTATTTGTGTTGATGGAGGATTTACTGCACATTAA
- a CDS encoding RNA pyrophosphohydrolase, protein MEKEKKYRPNVAAIVLSSDYPFECKFFIAKRSDMENIWQFPQGGIDEGEDAKSALKRELKEEIGTNEVEIIAEYPQWLSYDFPSNVVKKMYPYDGQIQKYFLVRLKHNAKININTKHPEFDSYRFVGIKEIFEMVNHFKRKIYIQVIKYFEEKGYI, encoded by the coding sequence GTGGAAAAAGAAAAAAAATACAGACCCAATGTTGCTGCTATTGTTCTTTCAAGTGATTATCCTTTTGAATGTAAATTTTTTATTGCAAAAAGAAGCGATATGGAGAATATATGGCAGTTTCCTCAAGGTGGTATTGATGAGGGTGAGGATGCTAAAAGTGCTTTAAAAAGAGAGCTTAAAGAAGAAATAGGCACAAATGAAGTTGAAATTATTGCTGAATATCCGCAATGGCTTAGCTATGATTTTCCTAGTAATGTGGTGAAAAAAATGTATCCTTATGATGGGCAAATTCAAAAATATTTTTTAGTGCGTCTTAAACATAATGCTAAGATTAATATCAACACCAAACATCCTGAATTTGATTCTTATCGTTTTGTGGGAATTAAAGAAATTTTTGAAATGGTTAATCATTTTAAAAGGAAAATTTATATTCAAGTTATCAAATATTTTGAAGAAAAAGGTTATATTTAA
- the queA gene encoding tRNA preQ1(34) S-adenosylmethionine ribosyltransferase-isomerase QueA, producing MHKDLKLHNYDYHLPKELIATYPITPKEDAKLLIYERKKDKITHTYFGKLPEFLPPCAIFFNDTKVIKARIFGTKTSGAKIELFLHQAYTEFEFLVQIKGRVKAGEILSFEKNLQAEILELLKDGRRKVRFKQNHTFLDSTKLYELLNLIGHIPLPPYIKRKDELSDESDYQSIFAKNLGAVAAPTASLHFSQEMLNLLKQKHEIYYLTLHIGAGTFKNVECENLKEHIMHTESFFIDDKAAKLIKSKTPILGVGTTTTRSIEYFFRTGIQSGTCDLFLHPFNKPLRQNYLLTNFHLPKSTLIMLVSSFIGREKTLELYKIAIEKRYRFYSYGDAMLIL from the coding sequence ATGCATAAGGATTTAAAGCTTCATAATTACGATTATCACTTACCTAAGGAGCTTATCGCTACTTATCCTATAACCCCTAAAGAAGATGCGAAACTTTTAATCTATGAAAGAAAAAAAGACAAGATTACGCACACTTATTTTGGAAAATTGCCTGAATTTTTACCTCCTTGTGCAATATTTTTTAACGATACCAAAGTGATTAAAGCCCGAATTTTTGGAACAAAAACAAGCGGAGCAAAAATAGAGCTTTTTTTGCATCAAGCCTATACAGAATTTGAATTTTTGGTTCAAATTAAAGGCAGGGTTAAAGCAGGTGAAATTTTAAGCTTTGAAAAAAATTTACAAGCTGAAATTTTAGAGCTTTTAAAAGATGGCAGACGCAAAGTCAGATTTAAGCAAAATCATACCTTTTTAGACAGCACTAAACTCTACGAGCTTTTAAATCTTATCGGGCATATTCCCTTGCCTCCTTATATCAAAAGGAAAGATGAGTTAAGTGATGAGAGTGATTATCAAAGCATTTTTGCTAAAAATTTAGGAGCTGTAGCTGCACCGACGGCAAGTTTGCATTTTAGTCAAGAAATGCTCAATCTTTTAAAGCAAAAACATGAAATTTATTATCTTACCTTACACATAGGAGCGGGGACCTTTAAAAATGTAGAATGTGAAAATTTAAAAGAACATATAATGCACACTGAATCTTTTTTTATCGATGATAAAGCAGCAAAGCTGATAAAATCCAAAACACCGATTTTAGGAGTAGGAACGACCACAACAAGAAGCATTGAGTATTTTTTTAGGACAGGAATTCAAAGCGGGACTTGTGATTTATTTTTACACCCCTTTAATAAGCCTTTAAGGCAAAACTATCTTTTAACGAATTTCCATTTACCAAAATCCACTTTAATTATGCTCGTATCCTCTTTTATAGGAAGAGAAAAAACCTTAGAACTTTATAAAATTGCTATTGAAAAACGATACAGATTTTATTCTTATGGCGATGCTATGCTTATATTATAA
- a CDS encoding ArsC/Spx/MgsR family protein, translated as MKLYGIKNCNSVKKAMIALEKFNFEFLDIKKIDKEILSSWLKQKTFEELINTNGTTAKKLALTKDKLKNLNKEELENLILENPSIIKRPVVEFKNEIFVSKEYEKLL; from the coding sequence ATGAAACTTTATGGCATAAAAAATTGCAATAGCGTCAAAAAAGCGATGATTGCTTTGGAAAAATTTAATTTTGAATTTTTAGACATTAAAAAGATAGATAAAGAAATTCTAAGTTCTTGGCTTAAGCAAAAAACTTTCGAAGAGCTCATCAATACAAACGGAACGACTGCTAAAAAATTAGCCCTTACCAAAGATAAACTTAAAAATCTCAATAAAGAAGAATTAGAAAATTTAATTTTAGAAAATCCTAGTATCATTAAAAGGCCGGTGGTTGAATTTAAAAATGAAATTTTTGTTTCTAAGGAATATGAAAAGCTTTTATAA